A stretch of the Rhizobium sp. CCGE531 genome encodes the following:
- a CDS encoding TolC family outer membrane protein, with amino-acid sequence MAAIGISMAISSLSSGSAGALTLQQAIEKTMKTNPQIMQAAQDREATEFQLRQARGLYLPSVDLESGYGRRRLSDVTSGALSRTHDYLNPADVSLTITQTLFDGGDRKAQKDKQAARVDGASFRVQQRSEALALEVSQNYLEYQLQMEIVAAAEKNVAFHKQMVGNIEDSIKGGALTDADRLQGRERLQAANARLQEAKKELDATKIRFLQVVGEPISNANRPASVARYLPKTLDDAVFIAQKNNPQISSAKADVNAADADVRGSKSAFLPRLDLVGSARIGDDVDGNKGNTSDVQVGVVAKWNLYHGGIDTAHQQELVRRAAEQRFALSQSYREVDESVRSAWSERTNQAQLAHILDGQAKTNAQLVSSYREQFKVGQRSLLDLLDAQNTRFNTEVLAKTAEVASLFAEYKILAASGSLLSTMKLKPVDQATPYARDQFAVSSNTADPGYTKYDSHQKPGLPIDLLEPIR; translated from the coding sequence ATGGCGGCAATCGGAATTTCGATGGCCATAAGTTCTTTATCAAGTGGTTCTGCTGGTGCTTTGACATTGCAGCAGGCGATTGAAAAGACAATGAAAACCAACCCACAGATCATGCAGGCGGCGCAGGATCGGGAAGCAACCGAGTTCCAATTGCGCCAGGCAAGGGGGCTTTACTTACCATCAGTCGACCTCGAGTCTGGTTACGGTCGCCGTAGATTGTCGGATGTAACATCCGGAGCCTTGTCGCGTACCCATGATTACCTAAATCCCGCAGATGTAAGCCTGACGATTACGCAGACGTTATTCGATGGGGGCGACCGCAAGGCGCAGAAGGACAAGCAGGCGGCCCGTGTCGACGGTGCATCCTTCCGCGTTCAACAGCGCTCGGAGGCTTTAGCGCTGGAAGTGTCCCAGAATTATCTCGAGTATCAACTGCAGATGGAGATCGTAGCGGCTGCTGAAAAGAACGTCGCCTTCCACAAGCAGATGGTCGGCAACATCGAGGATAGCATCAAGGGCGGCGCTCTCACGGATGCCGATCGTCTTCAGGGTCGTGAACGCCTGCAGGCGGCGAATGCCCGCCTTCAGGAAGCAAAGAAGGAGCTCGACGCGACGAAGATCCGCTTTCTCCAGGTTGTCGGCGAGCCGATCAGCAATGCAAATCGTCCGGCCTCCGTGGCGCGTTACTTGCCGAAGACGCTCGATGACGCTGTCTTCATCGCTCAAAAGAACAATCCGCAGATCTCGTCGGCCAAGGCTGACGTCAATGCCGCTGACGCGGACGTCCGCGGTTCCAAGTCTGCATTCCTGCCGCGGCTGGACCTCGTCGGCAGCGCCCGCATTGGCGATGATGTCGACGGCAACAAGGGTAACACCAGCGACGTTCAGGTCGGTGTAGTCGCCAAGTGGAACCTTTATCACGGCGGTATCGATACCGCCCATCAGCAGGAACTGGTTCGTCGCGCAGCCGAACAGCGTTTTGCGCTAAGCCAGAGCTATCGCGAGGTTGACGAGTCTGTCCGTTCCGCTTGGAGCGAGCGTACCAACCAGGCTCAGCTAGCGCATATCTTGGATGGGCAAGCCAAAACAAATGCGCAGCTCGTATCGTCCTATCGCGAGCAATTCAAGGTGGGCCAGCGCTCGCTGCTTGATCTGTTGGATGCCCAGAACACTCGCTTCAACACCGAGGTTTTGGCCAAGACGGCAGAGGTCGCCTCGCTCTTTGCCGAATACAAGATTCTGGCAGCATCGGGCAGCTTGTTGTCGACGATGAAGCTGAAACCGGTCGATCAGGCGACACCTTATGCCCGTGATCAGTTCGCTGTGTCGTCGAATACCGCTGATCCTGGCTATACCAAATACGACTCGCACCAGAAGCCCGGCCTGCCGATCGATCTGCTCGAGCCGATTCGTTAA
- a CDS encoding diguanylate cyclase: protein MVGFVGAALISAFVAFPLLFTLQLNNAVVRKMQENVTQAARYDSVTKTLNGTAFAAAVEHFIDRRKHADTDTGGIIIAVIVDTLDDIGRRYGLQWADTVMQSLASIIQSSVRRGDLVARLATNELGIFLPGATIENACDIGTRIRAGVAAATFSADGAPLSLAIRLGGISFDGPADFNQLRQLADQMAFERGDDSDDIPISVLPAA, encoded by the coding sequence TTGGTCGGATTTGTCGGTGCAGCACTTATTTCCGCATTTGTGGCGTTTCCGCTGCTTTTTACCCTGCAGCTCAACAACGCCGTCGTCCGCAAGATGCAGGAAAACGTCACCCAGGCGGCGCGCTACGACAGCGTGACGAAGACGCTGAACGGTACGGCCTTTGCCGCGGCGGTCGAGCACTTTATCGACCGGCGCAAGCATGCCGACACCGATACCGGCGGCATCATCATCGCCGTCATCGTCGATACGCTCGACGACATCGGCCGCCGCTACGGGCTGCAATGGGCCGACACGGTGATGCAATCGCTTGCCTCGATCATCCAGTCTTCGGTTCGTCGCGGCGATCTCGTGGCGCGGCTTGCGACCAACGAACTCGGCATCTTCCTGCCTGGCGCCACGATCGAGAACGCCTGCGACATCGGCACCCGCATCCGCGCAGGCGTCGCCGCGGCCACCTTCAGCGCCGACGGCGCGCCGCTTTCCCTCGCCATCCGCCTCGGCGGCATCTCCTTCGACGGCCCGGCCGACTTCAACCAACTCCGCCAGCTCGCCGACCAAATGGCCTTCGAGCGCGGCGACGACAGCGACGACATCCCGATCAGCGTGCTGCCGGCCGCATGA